Proteins from one Mycolicibacter virginiensis genomic window:
- a CDS encoding DUF3039 domain-containing protein: MQTDTLERTDSEERVDDGTDGDTPKYFHYVKKDKIAESAVMGTHVVALCGEVFPVTKSAKPGSPVCPDCKKIYATLKQA; encoded by the coding sequence ATACAGACCGACACCCTCGAGCGCACCGATTCCGAGGAACGCGTCGATGACGGGACCGACGGCGACACCCCGAAATACTTCCATTACGTCAAGAAGGACAAGATCGCCGAGAGCGCGGTCATGGGAACCCACGTGGTGGCGCTGTGCGGCGAGGTCTTTCCGGTGACCAAGTCGGCCAAGCCGGGCTCCCCGGTCTGCCCGGACTGCAAGAAGATCTACGCCACTCTCAAGCAGGCTTGA
- a CDS encoding YihY/virulence factor BrkB family protein, with the protein MTDQIPKPSRHHLLRIARRTLVKSWDDSIFAESAQAGFWSVLSLPPLLLGMLGSLSYVAPLFGPDTLATIQDRLIGMASSFFSKNVVVEIIEPTVRDIVANARGEVVSLGFVISLWAGSSAISAFVDSVVEAHDQTPLRHPVRQRFFALGLYVAMLVIAVATAPLAALGPHAVAEHLPARWTDVLRFGYYPALVLGLLLAVTVLYRVSLPKPLPSHRLVFGALLATTVFVVATMGLRIYLRYITSTGYTYGALATPIAFLLFAFLLGFAIMLGAELNAAVQEEWPAQATHLHQLRRWVVSRAGQPAQTRNDTEPVKPA; encoded by the coding sequence ATGACTGACCAGATCCCCAAACCTTCCCGTCATCACCTGCTCCGCATTGCACGTCGCACGCTGGTCAAGAGCTGGGACGATTCGATCTTCGCCGAATCGGCACAGGCGGGATTCTGGTCGGTGTTGTCCCTGCCGCCGTTGCTGCTGGGGATGCTGGGAAGCCTGTCCTACGTGGCGCCGCTGTTCGGGCCGGACACGCTGGCCACCATCCAGGACCGGCTGATCGGCATGGCCAGCAGCTTCTTCTCGAAGAACGTCGTGGTGGAGATCATCGAGCCGACCGTGCGGGACATCGTGGCCAATGCCCGCGGCGAGGTGGTCTCGCTGGGATTCGTGATCTCGTTGTGGGCCGGCTCCTCGGCGATCTCGGCGTTCGTCGACTCGGTGGTCGAGGCGCACGATCAGACTCCGCTGCGGCATCCGGTGCGGCAACGCTTCTTCGCGTTGGGTCTCTACGTCGCGATGTTGGTGATCGCGGTGGCCACCGCGCCGTTGGCCGCACTCGGGCCGCACGCGGTCGCCGAGCACCTCCCGGCCCGGTGGACCGACGTGCTGCGGTTCGGCTATTACCCAGCCTTGGTGCTGGGCCTACTACTGGCGGTGACGGTGCTCTACCGGGTGTCGCTGCCCAAACCCCTACCCTCACATCGGCTGGTGTTCGGCGCACTGCTGGCCACCACGGTGTTCGTCGTGGCGACGATGGGCCTGCGGATCTACCTGCGCTACATCACCAGCACCGGCTACACCTACGGGGCGTTGGCGACGCCGATCGCCTTCCTGCTGTTCGCGTTCCTGCTGGGCTTCGCCATCATGCTGGGCGCAGAGCTGAACGCCGCGGTCCAAGAGGAGTGGCCCGCGCAGGCCACTCACCTGCACCAGCTGCGTAGGTGGGTGGTGTCACGGGCCGGCCAGCCGGCCCAGACCCGCAATGACACCGAGCCGGTCAAGCCTGCTTGA